The DNA segment AGAACGCCCGGGTCGGCGCGGTCTTCGAGAAGGACGACTCCGGCGACCACTTCTGCACGGCGAGCGTGGTGCAGAGCCCGGGCCGGAACATGCTCATCACCGCGGCGCACTGTGCCTTCGACGCGGACGCCGGGGCGACCGTGGACGATCTTGTCTTTGCCCCCGACTACCGCGACGGCGACGAGCCCACCGGCCTCTGGAAGGTGAAGAAGGTCATCGTCGACGACCGCTGGGCCAAGTCGCAGGACGAGGATCTCGACGTCGCCTTCCTCGTACTCGACAAGAAGAACGGCAAGCAGATCCAGGACGTCCTGGGCGGCAACACCCTCGGCATCGACCGCGGCTTCGACAACGAAGTCAAGATCACGGGCTACCCGACCAGCCGTGACACCCCGATCTCCTGCCAGAACCGCACCACGAAGTACAGCGACACCCAGCTGCGCATCCAGTGCACCGACTTCGAGGGCGGGACGAGCGGCAGCCCCTGGCTGGCCGACTACGACCCGAGGAGCCACACCGGCACGGTCATAGGTGTGCTCGGCGGCCATGAAGGCGGCGGTGACGAGGACGACGTGTCCTACGCCGCGTACTTCGACGACGACATCGCCAAGCTCTACCGGCGCGCCCAGGACGAGGACTGATTGCGGGCCGTCGGCGCCCGGACACGCCGAAGGGCCGCACCCCGGTGACGGGATGCGGCCCTTCGGCGTGGTGCGGAATTACGCGGCGACGACCTCGACGCCGAGCTTCGCAACGACCTCGGCGTGCAGCCGCACGGAGATCTGGTGCGCGCCAAGGGTCTTGATCGGCGAGCCGAACTCGACACGACGCTTGTCGACGTCCGGACCACCGGCGGCCTTGATCGCCGAGGCGACGTCGGCCGGGGTGACGGAGCCGAACAGACGGCCCGCGTCGCCGGCACGAACGGCCAGCTTCACGCTGACGCCCTCGAGCTGGCCCTTGACCTCGTTGGCCTGCTCGATCGTGGCGATCTCGCGGATCTTGCGACCGCGGCGGATCTGCTCGACGTCCTTCTCGCCACCCTTGGTCCAGCGGATCGCGAAACCACGCGGGACCAGGTAGTTACGGGCGTACCCGTCGCGGACGTCAACGACGTCGCCGGCGGTGCCGAGACCGGAGACCTCGTGGGTGAGGATGATCTTCATGATTCGGTCACCCTTCCCTTATCGCGCGGTGGACGTGTAGGGCAGCAGCGCCATCTCACGGCTGTTCTTCACGGCCGTGGCGACGTCACGCTGGTGCTGAGTGCAGTTGCCGGTGACTCGGCGGGCACGGATCTTGCCGCGGTCGGAGATGAACTTCCGCAGCAGGTTCGTGTCCTTGTAGTCGACGTAGGAGATCTTCTCCTTGCAGAACACGCAAACCTTCTTCTTAGGCTTGCGAGCAGGCGGCTTCGCCATTGTCTCTCTCCAATGAGTTCAAGAAGTTTGTGCTGACGCCCTCAAGGCCCCTGGCCGTCTCACGGCGCTGTTTCACGTGAAACAGCGCGGAGCCGAGCCGGTTGTCCGGACCTAGAAGGGCGGCTCGTCCGAGTAGCCACCGCCGGAGCCGCCGCCCCAGCCACCGCCGCCACCCTGCTGACCACCGCCGGCAGGACCGTTGGTCGCCCACGGGTCGTCGGCGGGAGCACCGCCGCCGCCCTGCTGGCCGCCGCCGGGGCCGCCGCCCCAGCCGCCGCCGCCCTGGCCACCGCCCTGCTGACCGCCGCCGAAGCCGCCGCCCTGACCACCGCGACCGCTGGTCTTGGTGATCTTGGCCGTGGCGTTCTTCAGGCTCGCGCCGACTTCCTCGACGTCGAGCTCGTAGACCGTGCGCTTCACGCCCTCGCGGTCCTCGTACGACCGCTGCTTGAGGCGGCCCTGGACGACCACGCGGGTACCCCGCGTCAGGGACTCGGCGACGTTCTCCGCCGCCTGGCGCCACACCGAGCAGGTCAGGAACAGGCTCTCGCCGTCCTTCCACTCATTGGTCTGGCGGTCGAACGTGCGGGGAGTGGACGCGACGCGGAACTTCGCGACCGCCGCACCGGACGGGGTGAAGCGCAGCTCGGGGTCGTCGACAAGATTGCCGACAACCGTGATGACGGTCTCGCCTGCCATTAGGGGAACCTCTCGGCGGGTGTGCTGCTGGCTGCTGGTGTTGCTGCTACTCGGACCCGGTTACCGCTGGACGCTTGCGCGCTCAGTGGGTCTCGGGACGAAGGACCTTGGTCCGGAGGACCGACTCGTTCAGGTTCATCTGACGGTCGAGCTCCTTGACGACCGCAGGCTCGGCCTGCAGGTCGATGACCGAGTAGATGCCCTCGGGCTTCTTCTTGATCTCGTAAGAGAGACGACGACGGCCCCAGGTGTCGACCTTCTCGACCTTTCCGTTGCCCTCACGGACGACGGAGAGGAAGTTCTCGATCAGCGGGGAGACAGCGCGCTCCTCGAGATCGGGGTCGAGGATGACCATCACCTCGTAGTGACGCATGTAGAACCCACCTCCTTTGGACTCAGCGGCCACGGTCGTTCCGTGGCAGGAGGGTCGTATGCGTTCCGCACCGTGTCCGTCCGGTCCTCCGGGCAGACATAGGCGCAGACCGTACAGAGTACCTGCCTGAAGCCTTCCGGTTGAAATCCGCCCGCCGTACCCCTCAATCTGGAACACAACGGGTGTGAGCGGCGTTACAGTGCGCCGCCCTGTCATCGGAGGTGCCGCATGGCACAGGCAGCACGGACCCAGCGCAACCTGCTCTCGCTCCTCAACAGCGACGGCAAGAGCCATCCCGTCGAGAACACCATCGCCATCGTGACCGTGGTCCTCGGCGCGATCGCCGTCTTCACCACGCTCTCTCCCAGCCTGCACCTGGTCAGCTCCTGGGTCGGCCTGATCGGCATCGGCACCGGCCTGTGGGGACAGTTCATCTCCTCGACGACGGGTGAACGCTTCCTGTTGATCATCGGCCTCGGGGCAGCGGCCGTCGGCTTCTACCTCGGCCTGGCTCACGGCGGCCTCTTCGGCGGCGTGATCGGCTAGCCGGTACGGCATACGGGGCCCCGGCCCGTATGGCCCAGACGGGGCGCTCCACGGTCACAGTAGGCTTCGGCGCGAGAGCCGGAGCCCCGACCATGGGGACACACCTGCCGAGGAGCGCCCCGCATGAGCCTGACCCTGAGGACCATCAGCCGAGAGCAGCATCTGGCATATATCCAGAGTCTGCCCGCGGCCAGCCACATGCAGGTTCCTGCCTGGGCGGACGTCAAGGCCGAATGGCGTTCGGAGAGTCTGGGCTGGTTCGACACGAACGGCCAGCTGGTCGGCGCCGGGCTGGTGCTCTACCGCCAGCTGCCCAAGATCAAGCGCTATCTCGCCTATCTGCCCGAGGGCCCGGTCATCAACTGGTTCTCCCCGAACCTCGAGGACTGGCTGCAGCCGATGCTCGCCCACCTCAAGCAGAAGGGCGCCTTCTCCGTGAAGATGGGCCCGCCGGTGATCATCCGCCGCTGGGACGCCGCCGCGATCAAGTCCGGCATCCAGGACCCCGACGTCAAGCGACTGCGCGACGTCGAGGCGACCCACATCGAGCCCCGCGCCTTCGAGGTGGCGGACCGGCTGCGGCGCATGGGCTGGCAGCAGGGCGAGGACGGCGGCGCCGGCTTCGGCGATGTGCAGCCCCGCTATGTCTTCCAGGTGCCGCTCGCCGACCGCTCCCTGGAAGAGATCCACAAGGCCTTCAACCAGCTGTGGCGCCGCAACATCAAGAAGGCTGAGAAGGCCGGCGTCGAGGTCGTCCAGGGCAGCTACGACGATCTGGCCGAATGGCAGCGCCTCTACGAGATCACCGCGGAGCGTGACCGCTTCCGGCCGCGGCCGCTGGGCTACTTCCAGCGCATGTGGACGGCCCTCAACTCCGAGGACCCCAACCGCATGCGGCTCTACTTCGCCCGCCACGAGGGCGAGAACGTCGCGGCGGCCACGATGCTGATCGTCGGCGGCCACGTCTGGTACTCCTACGGCGCCTCCGCCAACCACAAGCGCGAGGTCCGCCCGTCGAACGCGATGCAGTGGAAGATGCTGCAGGACTCCTATGCGCTGGGTGCCTCGGTCTACGACCTCCGCGGCATCAGCGACTCGCTCGACGAGAACGACCATCTCTTCGGCCTGATCCAGTTCAAGGTCGGCACGGGCGGGCAGGCAGCGGAGTACCTCGGCGAGTGGGACTTCCCGCTCAACAAGCTGCTGCACAAGGCGCTCGACATGTATATGTCGCGTCGCTGACCGCTTCACCGCACCGTCCGTACTCCTGACACACCCAGCCACGAGAAAGGTTCCGGGCCCGGCCATGGCGCTCACCCTCTACGTCGACACCGCGCGCTGGCGGGCGCATCAGCAGAGCGTCCTCCAGCAGTTCCCCGGGCTGGTCCCGGTCTGCAAAGGCAACGGCTACGGCTTCGGCCATGAGCGCCTCGCCGACGAGGCGACCCGCCTGGGTGCCGACATCCTGGCGGTCGGCACGACCTACGAAGCGGCCCGTATCAAGGACTTCTTCAGCGGCGACCTGCTCGTCCTGACGCCGTTCCGCCACGGTGAAGAGCCCGTGCCGCTGCCCGACCGGGCGATCCGTTCGGTCTCCTCGGTCGAGGGCGTGGGCGGCCTGGTCGGCGCCCGGGTCGTCATCGAGGTCATGAGCAGCATGAAGCGCCACGGCGTCCAGCCCGAGGACCTCCCCAAGCTGGCGGCGGCCATCGAGGACGTCCGGCTCGAGGGCTTCGCGCTGCACCTGCCGCTGGACCGCACCGACGGGTCCGACGCGGTCGAGGAGGTCATCGGCTGGATGGACCGGCTCCGCGCCGCCCGCCTCCCGCTGCACACCATGTTCGTCAGCCACCTCAAGGCGGATGAACTCGCCCGCCTCCAGCAGCAGTTCCCGCAGACGCGGTTCCGCGCGCGGATCGGTACGCGACTGTGGCTCGGCGACCACGAGGCCACCGAGTACCGCGGTTCGGTGCTCGACGTCACCCGGGTCGCCAAGGGCGACCGCTTCGGCTACCGGCAGCAGAAGGCGGCCTCCGACGGCTACCTGGTCGTGGTGGCCGGCGGCACCTCGCACGGTGTCGGCCTGGAGTCGCCCAAGGCGCTGCACGGCGTGATGCCGCGTGCCAAGGGTGTGGCCCGGGCCGGCCTGGCCACCGTCAACCGCAACCTCGCGCCGTATGTGTGGGCCGGGAAGCAGCGATGGTTCGCGGAGCCGCCGCACATGCAGGTGTCGATCCTGTTCGTGCCGAGCGACGCACCGCAGCCGCAGGTCGGGGAGGAACTGGTGGCCCATCTGCGGCACACCACCACACAGTTCGACCGCGTCGTGGACCGCTGAGCCGGTAGCGTCCCGCCCGGAACGCACCAGGGCCCGGTGCCGCAGACCTCATCTGCGGCACCGGGCCCTGGCGTATGAGGGCCGGTTCCGGCTCATTCCCGTACGGCGCCCCAGCGCACCTGTGGTACCCCCTCGAACTGCACCGCGTGCCGGGGACGGTGGTGTGCCCGGCCGAGCACGAACACATCGGCGCTACGGTCCAGGACGCCGCCCGACGGATCGTCGTCCCCGTCCCTGCGGACCACATCGCGCTCCGGCAGCAGAATGTCCCGTACGACCACGGCGCACAGGTAGAGCGTCCCCAGAAGGTGCAGCACGATGGCCAGCTGGTAGCCCTCCGGCGGCAGCCCTTGGTGCTTGTCACCGTTGCCGGTGTAGGCGAGGTACATCCAGATGCCCAGGAAGTACATGACCTCGCAGGCCTGCCAGATCAGGAAGTCCCGCCAGCGGGGCCGGGCCAGCACGGCGAGCGGGGTCAGCCACAGGACGTACTGCGGCGAGTAGACCTTGTTGGTGAGGATGAACAGCGCGACGACGAGGAACGCCAGCTGCGCGAAGCGTGGCCGGCGCGGCGCGTAGAGGGTCAGCAGGCCGATGGCGCCACAGCCCAGGATCATCAGCAGCGTGGCGTAGGTATTGGCGTTCTCCAGGGGGTTGCCGGTCCGCTGCGAGATCAGCAGCCAGATCGAACCGAAGTCGATGGGCCGCTCCTGGCTGAACGTGTAGAACTTCGCCCAGCCCTCCCGGATGTGGAATCCCGCGCCATCGTGCGTGATCATCACCGGCAGGTTGACCACCAGCCAGGAGACGACGGCACCGGCCAGCGCCCTGCCGTACGCGCGCCAGGCTCCCGCGCGCCAGCACAGCACCAGCAGGGGGCCCAGGAGCAGCACCGGGTACAGCTTCGCCGCGGTGGCCAGTCCGATGAGGACCCCGGCCGCCAGCGGGCGGCTGCGTGACCACATCAGCATCCCAGCAGCGGTCAGGGCGACCGCCAGCAGATCCCAGTTGATGGTGGCGGTGAGGGCGGCGGCCGGCGCCAGGGCGACGAGGAGGCCGTCCCAGGGGCGTCGCCGGTGGGTACGGGCGACGCACACCGCGAGAACCGCGACGCAGATCATCAGCATGCCGGCATTGACCAGCCAGTAGATCTGTTCGCGCTGCTGGATCCCCCCGCCGTGCGGTGTCATCCAGGAGGCGACCTCCATGAAAAGACCGGTGAGCACGGGGTACTCGAGGTACTCCATATCGCCGGGCAACCGGTCGAAATACGGGATCAGGCCGTCGGCGAAGCCCCGCCCCGCGTAGAGATGGGGGATATCCGAGTAGCAGGCGTGGATGTACTGGCTCGTGGCACCGAAGAACCAGCCACCGTTGTAGCAGGGCAGCTTCTGCACCATGCCCAGCGCGAACATGCCGAGGGCGACGAGCGCGATGACCCGTACCGGCGTCAGCCTGCTGGTCCCGAGCGCTGCGCGTCGGCCGATCGGTCCGCCGATCAGCTCGCTGCCGGCCGCCGCCACCTCATCCCGCCTCGTCGGCCGTACCGACTCGTCCCGTCGCACGCTCGTCATGGGCCCATCCTGCCGTACGACCCTGTGCCGAACACGGCGAAGCCCCCGCCCGGCGTGACCGGGCGGGGGCTTCGTGGCTCCGCGTTTCACGTGAAACCTTCAGCGTTTCACGTGAAACGGTCCGCTAGCCGTTAGGGCCGCCGAACAGGCCTCCACCACCGTTCGCGTCCGTCGGGTCGGGTGTCGGACTCGTGCCTCCGGTACCACCGCCGGGCCCACCCGGCCCGCCCGGTCCACCGCCGTTGGCCCCGCCGTTACCGGCACCGCCACTGTTCTTGCAGTTGATGTCCCACGGAGCACAGGTATCCGTCGGGGTCGGGCTGGGACTGTCCGACGGGGAAGCAGAGTCGCTGGGAGTCTCCGACGGCTTCTCCGAGGGCGTGTCCGACGGCGTCGGAGTCGGCGTCGGAGTCGGCATCCCCGGCTCGTCGACCCGTCGCCCGATGGGCGTAGCAGCCGGGAACGGCTGCCCGGTGACACCGTTCATCGCCTTCAGCATGTACTCGGTCCACACCTCGGTGGGCAGGGCACCACCGTGGATCGAGTCGAAGCCACCGACACCGTTCATGGACAGCTGACGCGGATTCTTCGCGTCCTCGCGGAACATGGTGACGGCCGTCGAAAGCTGCTTGGTGTAGCCGACGAACCAGGCCGACTTGTTCTCGTCGGTGGTGCCGGTCTTGCCCGCCGCCGGCATGTTCAGCCGACGGGCCAGCTTGCCCGTGCCGTTCTGGATGACGTTCTCCAGCACCTTGGTCACGTTGTTGGCGATGTTGGAATCCATCGCCGTCTCCTGCTTGGGCTTGTCGAAGCCCGGCAGGTCTTCGCCCTCGAACGTCACCTTGGTCACCGAGTACGGCTCCACCTTCGTGCCCGACTGGGCGAACGTCGCATAGGCATCGGCCATACGAATCGCGCTCGGTGTGGAGGTTCCCAGCGCAAAGGACGGGTTCAGGTTCTTGTCGAAGCTGGCCGGCGCGATACCTGCGGCCTGCGCCATGTCCCGGACCTTGCTCATCCCGACATCCATGCCGAGCTGCACGAAGGGAGTGTTGACGGACTGCTCCATCGCCTTGGTCAAGGGGATGTAGCCCCAGGGGTGGTTGCTCTCGTTCTCCTGGTAGAAGGGCGAGTCGTCGCGCTTCTTGACGTAGCTGCCGTCGGCGTTCTTCACCTTCAGGTGGTCGTCGCCGTTGTAGCGGCTGTCCGGTGAGATCGGCCCACCGCTCGTGGCCGTTCCGTACTTCATCCCGGCGGCGAGCACGAACGGCTTCCAAGTCGAGCCGACCGGAACGCCGAAGGTGTCGGCGTTGTTGCTGAAGTGCCCCTTGTCGTACCCCTCGCCGCCGTACAAGGCGACGATCTTGCCGTCTCCCGGCACCACGGAAGCGCCACCGAACTGGACGTATTTGTCCTTCGCGCGCTTCTTCGGGTCGATGTACCGCTTGTTGACCTTCTTGACCGCGCCCTCGAGCTCGTTGGTCTTCTTCGCGTCGAAGGTCGTCCGGATCGTGTAGCCGCCCTTGTCGAACTTCGGCTCGCTGATGTGCGCGTGCTTCAGCACGTACTTCTTCGCGGTGTCCATCATGTAGCCGATCTGGCCGCTCTTGCTGGCCACCGGCTTCGGCAGGTTCGGCGTGGGGAAATGCCCCTCGTACTGCTTCCGCGTCGCCTTCGACAGGAAGTGGTTCTCGACCTCCCGGTCGAGGATCCAGGACCACCGCGCCTTGGCGCGCGCGGTGTTTGCCGCCCGTGTGGCTCCCGGGCTGGTACCGCCCGCGGGGTCGTACAGGTCGGCGCCCTTGAGCACGGTGGCCAGGAAGGCGCTCTGGTTCGGGTTCAGCTTGGCGGCGTCCACTCCGTAGTACGCCTGAGCCGCAGCCTGGATTCCGTAGGCCCCGCGACCGTAGTAGCTGGTGTTCAGATATCCCTGAAGGATCTCGTTCTTGCTCTTGGACCAGCCGACCTTGATCGCGATGAACAGCTCCTTGAACTTGCGGTCAAGGGTCTGCTCCTGGCTCAGCATCGCGTTCTTCACGTACTGCTGGGTAATGGTCGAGCCACCCTGGGTCTCGCCCCCCTTGGCCATGTTGACCACCGCACGCGCGATGCCCATCGGGTCGACGCCCGAGTCCGTCCGGAACGATGCGTTCTCCGCGGCGATCGCCGCATTCTGCATCGACGTCGGAATTTCGTTGATCGTGACGTTCTGCCGGTTCGTCTCACCGTCGCGCGCCATGACCTTGCCATTGGCCCAGAGGTAGACATTGTTCTGCGACTTGGCGGCCAGGCTCTCGTCGGGGACCTGCACCACCGCCAGTGCGACGCCGGAGGCACCCACGATCAGCCCTATGAAGCCGACGCTCAGGGTCGCGACCTGCTTCCAGGACGGCACGAAGCGCCGCCACCCGACGCGGTTGGCGCGCGGGTAGTCGATCAGACGCCGCTTGGCGGGCTGCCCGCCCCCGCGGCCGCGTCCCCGGCCTCCCTCTGGGCCACTGCCACCGCCGCCGCCACGCCGGCCACCACCACGGCCGCCGACGCCGTCGCCGGAAGCCACCGCGGAGGCATCGGCCCCCCGTCGGCGGCCGCCGCGCTGGGCAGCTCTGCGGGCCTCGGCACGTCCTCCTTGCCGCGGCTCATGACCGGTCGGCTCGGAGTGTGAGTCGGGACCGGCTGCGGAGCCACGCGAAGAGGCGGATCGGCGCCCCGGTGGCTGCTGTGCGGCGCGTCGGGCCGCGGCACGTCCGCCACTCTGCGGCTGTGGCGGTTTGCGACGGTGCTCGCTCATGGAACGAATACTCCTCGGGCAGGCGCGCTATCTCGTCGCCTGAAGGCGGCAGTTGTCTTCAGGTCCCCCCGATGCACAGCTCGCTCCTGAGGCGCGAGCCGCACTACACCGAGGATGGGGACGCCAGATATCGGCCCACGGTTCCCGGCAGTCTGCATGCCGCACAGACTACGCACGGCCAAAACCTGCCCAGTGTTGAAATTCACTCCAAATCAGTCAGGCGGATGAGAACGATTCGGTGATGTGATGCCGTTCACCGTCCCCCCACTTGTTCCACCCTGGGGACCGCTCTATCGTCTGGATGTATCGAGTCGATACATCAGCACGACATAAAGAGCGCACAGGACCAAGGAGGCGGAGGATGAGCAGGCGTTCCGGCATCCTCGAGTTCGCCGTCCTCGGCCTGCTCCGCGAGTCCCCGATGCACGGCTATGAGCTGCGCAAACGGCTCAACACCTCGCTCGGGGTCTTCCGCGCGTTCAGCTACGGCACCCTCTATCCCTGCCTCAAGGCGCTGGTCGCGAACGGCTGGCTCATCGAGGAGTCGGACGGTGCCGCGGAGGGTGTACCGCCCGCGGCGCTGACGGGGCGGCGAGCCAAGATCGTCTACCGATTGACCGCTGCGGGCAAAGAACACTTCGAGGAGCTGCTCGCCCACTCCGGTCCGGACGCCTGGGAGGACGAGCACTTCGGCGTCCGCTTCGCGTTCTTCGGCCAGACATCCCGGGACGTGAGGATGCGCGTGCTCGAAGGCCGCCGCAGCCGGCTGGAGGAGCGCCTCGAGCGGATGCGCACCTCCCTGGCCAGGTCACGCGAGCGGCTGGACGACTACACCCTCGAACTGCAGCGGCACGGCATGGAATCCGTGGAGCGCGAAGTCCGTTGGCTGAACGAGCTCATCGAGAGTGAGCGCGCCGGGCGTGACCAGCGCCCACCAGGTCCGGCAGCACAGGACAAGAAGAACCAGTCAGGAGATACGGGCGGCCTGCCCCGGCACCGGGGTGGTTCCCGGCCGGACCCGTCCGATGACACCACCACATGAGGGCCTGCTGCGCAGGGCCTCATCGAGAACACAGGGAGCAACCGGAATGGGTTCGGTTCGCGTAGCCATCGTCGGCGTGGGCAACTGCGCCGCCTCGCTGGTACAGGGCGTCGAGTACTACAAGGACGCCGACCCGAAGAGCCGCGTGCCCGGCCTCATGCACGTGCAGTTCGGCGACTACCACGTGCGTGACATCGAGTTCGTGGCGGCTTTCGACGTCGATGCCAAGAAGGTCGGGCTCGACCTCGCGGATGCCATCGGCGCCAGCGAGAACAACACCATCAAGATCTGCGACGTGCCCAACGCGGGCGTGACGGTCCAGCGCGGCCACACCCACGACGGCCTGGGCAAGTACTACCGCCAGACCATCGAGGAGTCCACCGAGGCGCCGGTCGACGTCGTCCAGATCCTCAAGGACAAGCAGGTCGACGTCCTGGTCTGCTACCTCCCCGTCGGCTCCGAGGACGCCGCAAAGTACTACGCCCAGTGCGCCATCGACGCCAAGGTCGCGTTCGTCAACGCCCTCCCGGTCTTCATCGCCGGCACCAAGGAGTGGGCGGACAAGTTCACCGAGGCCGGTGTTCCGATCGTCGGTGACGACATCAAGTCGCAGGTCGGCGCCACGATCACGCACCGCGTGATGGCCAAGCTGTTCGAGGACCGGGGCGTTATCCTGGACCGCACGATGCAGCTCAACGTCGGCGGCAACATGGACTTCAAGAACATGCTCGAGCGCGAGCGCCTGGAGTCCAAGAAGATCTCCAAGACGCAGGCCGTCACCTCCCAGATCCGGGACCGTGAACTCGGCGAGGACAACGTCCACATCGGCCCCTCGGACTACGTGGCCTGGCTGGACGACCGCAAGTGGGCCTACGTCCGCCTTGAGGGCCGCGCCTTCGGTGATGTCCCGCTGAACCTGGAGTACAAGCTCGAGGTCTGGGACTCCCCGAACTCCGCGGGTGTCATCATCGACGCGCTGCGTGCCGCGAAGATCGCCAAGGACCGGGGCGTCGGCGGCCCGATCCTCTCCGCGTCCTCGTACTTCATGAAGTCCCCGCCGGTGCAGTACTTCGACGACGAGGCACGGGAGAACGTCGAGAAGTTCATCAACGGCGAAGTCGAGCGCTGAGACGCCCGACGTACCCTCGCTACGCAGGCCCCCGGGTATTCACCCCGGGGGCCTGCGGGCTGTGTGAGGCTGTGCCCCATGCATGCTGTGCGCGACCTCCGCGTATTACTCCGGCTACGCGACTTCCGTTCGCTCCTTGCCGCACGGCTCCTGTCCCAGGCGGCCGACGGGGTGTTCCAGGTCGCGCTCGCCACCTTCGTCGTCTTCTCTCCCGAGAAGCAGACCTCGCCCGCGGCCGTCGCCTCCGCCATGGCGATCCTGCTGCTGCCGTACTCGCTCCTCGGGCCGTTCACCGGCGTACTGCTCGACCGCTGGCGGAGGCGGCAGGTCCTGCTGTACGGCAACCTGTTGCGCACCCTGCTGGCCATGGGGACAGCGGCACTGATCGTGTCGGGGGTACCCGACTGGCTCTTCTACGCCTCGGCCCTGTCGGTGACCGCCGTCAACCGCTTCGTCCTGGCCGGCCTCTCGGCCGCGCTCCCGCGCGTGGTCGATGGTGAAGAGCAATTGGTCATGGCCAACTCCCTGGCTCCCACGGCCGGAACGCTCGCCGCGACCGCCGGCGGCGGGCTCGCCTTCGCCGTCCGCCTGGCCGGCTCGAACGTGGACGCGTATGTCGTGCTGCTCGCCGCCTTCCTCTACTTCTGTTCGGCCCTCACCGCCCTGCGCATGGCACCCCAGTTGCTCGGCCCCGACCCCGCACGCCTGCAACCTCACGTGCGCGAAGCCCTGTTGAGCACGGTGCGAGGGCTCGTGGACGGGCTGCGCCACCTCGCCGAGCGGCGCACTCCCGCACGGGCGCTGATCGCCATGACCTTGATCCGCTTCTGCTACGGAGCCCTGACGGTCATGGTGCTGATGCTGTGCCGGTACTCCTGGTCCAGCACCGAGTCGGAAGGCCTGGCACTGCTCGGCATCACTGTCGCGGTGTCAGGAGCGGGCTTCTTCACGGCCGCTGTCGTCACCCCCTGGGCCGTGGCCCGGCTCACCGCGTTCGGCTGGATCGGCTGCTGTGCCGCGATGGGCGCCGTGCTGGTGCCGTCCCTCGGGCTGTTCTTCACCCCAGGTCCGATGCTGGCCGCCGCGTTCGTGCTCGGCCTCGGCACCCAAGGGACCAAGATCTCCACCGACACGATCGTGCAGTCGTCGGTCGACGACGCCTTCCG comes from the Streptomyces angustmyceticus genome and includes:
- a CDS encoding trypsin-like serine peptidase — its product is MRSLARNSVLPLTFIVIVAAAVVGYASEEADISRGRVSGHSSFGKSGEAGQDPQDQDPAATAPADDGSAYTPRRTEQNARVGAVFEKDDSGDHFCTASVVQSPGRNMLITAAHCAFDADAGATVDDLVFAPDYRDGDEPTGLWKVKKVIVDDRWAKSQDEDLDVAFLVLDKKNGKQIQDVLGGNTLGIDRGFDNEVKITGYPTSRDTPISCQNRTTKYSDTQLRIQCTDFEGGTSGSPWLADYDPRSHTGTVIGVLGGHEGGGDEDDVSYAAYFDDDIAKLYRRAQDED
- the rplI gene encoding 50S ribosomal protein L9; the protein is MKIILTHEVSGLGTAGDVVDVRDGYARNYLVPRGFAIRWTKGGEKDVEQIRRGRKIREIATIEQANEVKGQLEGVSVKLAVRAGDAGRLFGSVTPADVASAIKAAGGPDVDKRRVEFGSPIKTLGAHQISVRLHAEVVAKLGVEVVAA
- the rpsR gene encoding 30S ribosomal protein S18 encodes the protein MAKPPARKPKKKVCVFCKEKISYVDYKDTNLLRKFISDRGKIRARRVTGNCTQHQRDVATAVKNSREMALLPYTSTAR
- a CDS encoding single-stranded DNA-binding protein produces the protein MAGETVITVVGNLVDDPELRFTPSGAAVAKFRVASTPRTFDRQTNEWKDGESLFLTCSVWRQAAENVAESLTRGTRVVVQGRLKQRSYEDREGVKRTVYELDVEEVGASLKNATAKITKTSGRGGQGGGFGGGQQGGGQGGGGWGGGPGGGQQGGGGAPADDPWATNGPAGGGQQGGGGGWGGGSGGGYSDEPPF
- the rpsF gene encoding 30S ribosomal protein S6; the encoded protein is MRHYEVMVILDPDLEERAVSPLIENFLSVVREGNGKVEKVDTWGRRRLSYEIKKKPEGIYSVIDLQAEPAVVKELDRQMNLNESVLRTKVLRPETH
- a CDS encoding lipid II:glycine glycyltransferase FemX; this translates as MSLTLRTISREQHLAYIQSLPAASHMQVPAWADVKAEWRSESLGWFDTNGQLVGAGLVLYRQLPKIKRYLAYLPEGPVINWFSPNLEDWLQPMLAHLKQKGAFSVKMGPPVIIRRWDAAAIKSGIQDPDVKRLRDVEATHIEPRAFEVADRLRRMGWQQGEDGGAGFGDVQPRYVFQVPLADRSLEEIHKAFNQLWRRNIKKAEKAGVEVVQGSYDDLAEWQRLYEITAERDRFRPRPLGYFQRMWTALNSEDPNRMRLYFARHEGENVAAATMLIVGGHVWYSYGASANHKREVRPSNAMQWKMLQDSYALGASVYDLRGISDSLDENDHLFGLIQFKVGTGGQAAEYLGEWDFPLNKLLHKALDMYMSRR
- a CDS encoding alanine racemase — its product is MALTLYVDTARWRAHQQSVLQQFPGLVPVCKGNGYGFGHERLADEATRLGADILAVGTTYEAARIKDFFSGDLLVLTPFRHGEEPVPLPDRAIRSVSSVEGVGGLVGARVVIEVMSSMKRHGVQPEDLPKLAAAIEDVRLEGFALHLPLDRTDGSDAVEEVIGWMDRLRAARLPLHTMFVSHLKADELARLQQQFPQTRFRARIGTRLWLGDHEATEYRGSVLDVTRVAKGDRFGYRQQKAASDGYLVVVAGGTSHGVGLESPKALHGVMPRAKGVARAGLATVNRNLAPYVWAGKQRWFAEPPHMQVSILFVPSDAPQPQVGEELVAHLRHTTTQFDRVVDR
- a CDS encoding glycosyltransferase family 87 protein — translated: MTSVRRDESVRPTRRDEVAAAGSELIGGPIGRRAALGTSRLTPVRVIALVALGMFALGMVQKLPCYNGGWFFGATSQYIHACYSDIPHLYAGRGFADGLIPYFDRLPGDMEYLEYPVLTGLFMEVASWMTPHGGGIQQREQIYWLVNAGMLMICVAVLAVCVARTHRRRPWDGLLVALAPAAALTATINWDLLAVALTAAGMLMWSRSRPLAAGVLIGLATAAKLYPVLLLGPLLVLCWRAGAWRAYGRALAGAVVSWLVVNLPVMITHDGAGFHIREGWAKFYTFSQERPIDFGSIWLLISQRTGNPLENANTYATLLMILGCGAIGLLTLYAPRRPRFAQLAFLVVALFILTNKVYSPQYVLWLTPLAVLARPRWRDFLIWQACEVMYFLGIWMYLAYTGNGDKHQGLPPEGYQLAIVLHLLGTLYLCAVVVRDILLPERDVVRRDGDDDPSGGVLDRSADVFVLGRAHHRPRHAVQFEGVPQVRWGAVRE